One Streptomyces sp. NBC_00223 genomic window carries:
- a CDS encoding LacI family DNA-binding transcriptional regulator has protein sequence MAVTLADVAARAGVSSATVSRVLNGNYPVAGSTKERVQRAVEELDYVVNGQARALAAATSDLVGVLVNDVADPFFGLIASALQGEIGAGGARPGGGKLAVVCNTGGSPEAELTYLTLLERQRAAGVVLTGGAVESEEHTAAVTARLARLAASGTRIVLCGRPHLTLPDASLGLMTVAFDNRGGARRLTEHLLSLGHRRIGYVTGPVDRSTTRHRLEGHRAALAAHGMGPDTRAGADAERLTVHGGYDRASGYDATLELLRRDPEVTAVVAANDTVALGVCAALRDRGLSIPGDVSVAGFDDLPFSVDASPALTTVRIPLQEAGTRAGRLVMGRLSPPPGGVATVATELMVRGSTAPPATSGS, from the coding sequence CCGTCTCCCGGGTCCTCAACGGCAACTACCCGGTGGCCGGGAGCACCAAGGAGCGCGTCCAACGGGCCGTGGAGGAGCTGGACTACGTCGTCAACGGACAGGCCCGCGCACTCGCCGCGGCCACCTCCGACCTCGTCGGCGTGCTGGTCAACGATGTCGCCGACCCGTTCTTCGGCCTCATCGCCAGCGCCCTGCAGGGCGAGATCGGCGCGGGAGGAGCCCGGCCGGGCGGCGGGAAGCTCGCCGTCGTCTGCAACACCGGCGGGTCGCCCGAGGCCGAACTCACCTATCTCACCCTCCTCGAACGCCAGCGCGCGGCGGGCGTGGTACTCACCGGCGGCGCCGTCGAGAGCGAGGAGCACACGGCGGCGGTCACGGCCCGGCTGGCCCGGCTGGCCGCTTCCGGCACCCGGATCGTGCTGTGCGGCCGCCCGCACCTGACGCTGCCGGATGCCTCGCTCGGGCTGATGACGGTCGCCTTCGACAACCGCGGGGGCGCGCGGCGGCTGACGGAACACCTGCTGTCGCTGGGGCATCGGCGGATCGGGTACGTGACCGGCCCGGTCGACCGCAGCACGACCCGGCACCGCCTCGAGGGCCACCGGGCGGCACTGGCCGCCCACGGCATGGGGCCGGACACGCGCGCGGGGGCGGACGCCGAGCGGCTGACGGTGCACGGCGGTTACGACCGGGCCTCGGGCTACGACGCCACGCTCGAACTGCTGCGCAGGGACCCGGAGGTGACGGCCGTCGTCGCCGCCAACGACACGGTGGCGCTCGGGGTGTGCGCGGCGCTGCGGGACCGTGGACTGAGTATTCCCGGCGATGTGTCGGTGGCCGGCTTCGACGATCTGCCGTTCAGCGTGGACGCCTCCCCGGCGCTCACCACGGTCCGCATTCCGTTGCAGGAGGCCGGGACACGGGCCGGGCGGCTCGTGATGGGCCGGCTCTCCCCACCGCCGGGCGGAGTCGCCACCGTCGCCACCGAACTGATGGTCCGGGGGTCCACCGCACCGCCGGCGACCAGCGGTTCCTGA
- a CDS encoding bifunctional helix-turn-helix transcriptional regulator/GNAT family N-acetyltransferase — protein sequence MAVREIREFNRFYTNLIGALDYSRHLHTPFTLTEARVLYELAHVPRTDAADLRVELSLDAGHLSRMLAKFEEQQLVTRGPSAQDARRQRIALTTRGREAASLLEERSEEAVGGLLGRIPADDRSRLTEAMRTVREILHDDGRADAVPRVVLRGPRPGDLGWAVERNAEVYATEFGWNEEYEALVARIVADFATTRDPRREAMWVAELDGRRAGCVFCVRDEAPDTARLRLLLVDPVARGHGIGGRLVDSCVEFARKAAYSELVLWTNDVLTDARRIYQRAGFELVAERPHHSFGRQLVGQDWRLVL from the coding sequence ATGGCCGTACGGGAGATCCGCGAGTTCAACCGCTTTTACACCAATCTGATCGGCGCGCTCGACTACAGCCGCCACCTGCACACGCCGTTCACGCTGACCGAGGCACGGGTGCTGTACGAGTTGGCGCACGTGCCCCGCACCGACGCGGCGGATCTGCGGGTGGAGTTGTCGCTGGACGCGGGCCATCTCAGCCGGATGCTCGCGAAGTTCGAGGAGCAGCAGCTCGTCACGCGCGGGCCCTCCGCGCAGGACGCCAGGCGGCAGCGGATCGCGCTGACCACGCGTGGTCGGGAGGCCGCCTCGCTGCTGGAGGAGCGCTCCGAGGAAGCCGTGGGCGGTCTGCTCGGCCGGATACCGGCGGACGACCGGTCGCGTCTGACCGAGGCGATGCGTACCGTCCGCGAGATACTGCACGACGACGGACGGGCCGATGCCGTGCCGCGGGTCGTCCTGCGCGGCCCGCGCCCCGGCGACCTGGGCTGGGCCGTCGAGCGCAATGCCGAGGTCTACGCGACCGAGTTCGGCTGGAACGAGGAGTACGAGGCACTGGTCGCGCGCATCGTCGCGGACTTCGCCACCACCCGTGATCCGCGGCGCGAGGCCATGTGGGTTGCCGAACTCGACGGCCGAAGGGCCGGTTGTGTCTTCTGCGTGCGTGACGAGGCACCGGACACGGCACGGCTTCGGCTGCTGCTGGTCGATCCGGTGGCGCGGGGCCACGGCATAGGCGGGCGGCTGGTGGATTCCTGCGTCGAATTCGCCCGCAAGGCCGCCTACTCCGAACTCGTCCTGTGGACCAATGACGTACTGACCGACGCCCGCAGGATCTATCAGCGCGCGGGTTTCGAACTCGTCGCCGAGCGGCCGCATCACAGCTTCGGCCGGCAGCTCGTGGGCCAGGACTGGCGCCTGGTGCTGTAG
- a CDS encoding sugar phosphate isomerase/epimerase family protein, with amino-acid sequence MKLAFSTLGVPALPIDQVVRLAAEHGYHGVELRASDEEPVHTGLSAGERARVAGQFAEAGIEILAVAAYAKVAAPGDDNPVLEEVGAAMTLAADLGASFVRVFPGGGDASPQEADARAARRLAAVAPVADDLGVRVLLETHDSHRGGADVARVLGTVGHRAIGAIWDVMHTWLAGEQPSVTYPVLAPYLGYVQVKDIASAVDTTPLPLGAGVLPLAETVEVLSRADWDGWLCWEYEKRWFGQAADLAGLLGPAREHLSRLLSESA; translated from the coding sequence ATGAAACTCGCCTTCTCCACTCTGGGAGTCCCCGCCCTGCCCATCGACCAGGTGGTACGGCTCGCCGCAGAGCACGGCTACCACGGCGTCGAACTGCGCGCGAGCGATGAGGAACCGGTGCACACCGGGCTGTCGGCCGGTGAACGGGCCCGTGTCGCCGGGCAGTTCGCCGAGGCCGGGATCGAGATCCTGGCAGTGGCCGCCTACGCCAAGGTGGCCGCGCCGGGGGACGACAACCCGGTCCTGGAAGAGGTCGGGGCGGCGATGACGCTCGCGGCCGACCTGGGAGCGTCCTTCGTCCGGGTCTTCCCCGGCGGCGGGGACGCGAGCCCGCAGGAGGCGGACGCCCGCGCCGCGCGCAGGCTCGCGGCGGTAGCACCCGTCGCCGACGACCTCGGGGTGCGGGTGCTGCTGGAGACGCACGACTCGCACCGGGGAGGCGCGGACGTGGCCCGGGTGCTGGGCACGGTGGGACATCGGGCCATCGGGGCGATCTGGGACGTGATGCACACCTGGCTGGCCGGGGAGCAGCCGTCGGTGACGTATCCGGTGCTCGCGCCCTACTTGGGCTATGTCCAGGTCAAGGACATCGCCTCGGCTGTCGACACCACCCCGCTGCCGCTGGGGGCGGGAGTGCTGCCACTCGCCGAGACGGTCGAGGTGCTCAGCAGGGCGGACTGGGACGGTTGGCTCTGCTGGGAGTACGAGAAGCGGTGGTTCGGCCAGGCCGCGGATCTGGCCGGGCTGCTGGGTCCGGCGCGGGAGCATCTGTCGCGGCTGCTCTCCGAGTCGGCCTGA
- a CDS encoding LysR family transcriptional regulator — protein sequence MLDLGRLRALHAVHTHGSVGAAAAALGYTPSAVSQQIAKLERETGTVLLERQGRGVALTDAAELLVATAQRLMAIVEAAEVALEEQRGRPTGRLSVAAFPTAACGLLPPVLASLAAAYPALDLRLTEVDSHVSVELAARGAVDLAVAHDWDIAPLPAPEGLERAVIGDDRCDVLVPVGHPLAARQSLVRADVARERWICQPSGSVCHEWLVRTLRESGTEPDLAYQVGEYRTQVALVQAGLGIALVPRLGRGPIPEGVSVVALEPAPVRRLYALWRAGASRRPSIAVAVDTLRAHWPAAVRSGADR from the coding sequence ATGCTCGATCTGGGGCGGCTGAGGGCGCTGCACGCCGTGCACACCCACGGTTCGGTGGGCGCGGCGGCCGCGGCGCTCGGTTACACGCCGTCGGCGGTGTCCCAGCAGATCGCCAAGCTGGAGCGGGAGACCGGGACGGTGCTGCTGGAGCGTCAGGGACGCGGGGTGGCGCTCACCGACGCGGCGGAGCTGCTGGTCGCGACGGCGCAGCGGCTGATGGCGATCGTGGAGGCGGCCGAGGTCGCGCTGGAGGAGCAGCGCGGCCGGCCGACCGGGCGGTTGTCGGTGGCGGCCTTCCCGACCGCGGCCTGTGGGCTGCTTCCTCCGGTGCTGGCCTCACTGGCGGCCGCGTATCCGGCGCTGGACCTGCGGCTGACCGAGGTGGACTCCCATGTCTCGGTGGAGTTGGCGGCCCGCGGTGCCGTGGACCTGGCGGTGGCGCACGACTGGGACATCGCGCCGCTGCCCGCGCCGGAGGGGCTGGAGCGGGCGGTCATCGGGGACGACCGGTGCGATGTGCTGGTGCCCGTGGGCCATCCGCTGGCCGCACGGCAGTCGTTGGTGCGGGCCGATGTGGCGCGGGAGCGGTGGATCTGCCAGCCGTCCGGTTCGGTGTGCCACGAATGGCTGGTGCGGACACTGCGGGAGTCGGGCACGGAACCCGATCTGGCGTATCAGGTCGGCGAGTACCGCACCCAGGTGGCGCTGGTCCAGGCGGGGCTCGGTATCGCGCTGGTACCGCGGCTGGGACGCGGGCCGATACCCGAGGGAGTGAGCGTGGTGGCGCTGGAACCGGCGCCGGTACGGCGGCTGTACGCCTTGTGGCGCGCGGGCGCGTCACGCAGGCCGTCGATCGCGGTGGCCGTCGACACGCTGCGGGCGCACTGGCCGGCTGCGGTCCGATCGGGCGCGGACCGGTGA
- a CDS encoding glycoside hydrolase family 3 protein, with protein MHHRPSRRAVLTAAAATSAVLGAGVPSVTARSASLSALDRRRIDTLIRRMSLEEKIGQLFVMRVYGASATSPDPVDAAANQSEIGVSDADELIAKYHLGGIIYFAWAHNTRSPHQIADLSNGIQRAGLSHGTPVPLLISTDQEQGAVERIGAPATLFAGGMALGAGGSARDARTAARIIGTELAAMGVNQNYSPVSDVNINPANPVIGVRSFGADPDAVAALAAAQVKGYQGAGIAATAKHFPGHGDTDTDSHLGLPVIRHSPEQWERIDAPPFRAAIAAGIDSIMTAHIVVPALDDSGDPATLSRPILTGVLRQQLGYDGVVVTDSLGMAGVRERYGDDRVPVLALKAGADQLLNPPLLDVAYRGVLDAVRSGELTEERIAASLTRILGLKLRNGLFTNPFVTHAGVERVVGTRTHLAAADRITDRGVTLLSNDARLLPFPRRSRRRLLVVGADPASPSGTGGPPTTVLARALTALGHPAQALSTGTAPGRDLIDQAVAAARGKDAVVVTTYDVTSAAPEQIALVTALVAGGVPVVQLAIRNPYDIAHLPPVAASLATYGWTDVSLRAAARIIAGAVSPTGRLPVAVPRADDPATALYPIGHGLRY; from the coding sequence ATGCACCACCGCCCGTCCCGCCGTGCCGTCCTCACCGCTGCGGCGGCCACCTCCGCCGTGCTCGGCGCCGGGGTTCCCTCGGTCACCGCACGTAGTGCTTCCCTCAGTGCCCTCGACCGTCGGCGGATCGACACGCTGATCCGGCGGATGAGCCTGGAGGAGAAGATCGGCCAGTTGTTCGTGATGCGGGTGTACGGGGCCTCCGCCACCAGCCCGGACCCCGTCGACGCGGCCGCCAACCAGAGCGAGATCGGGGTCTCCGACGCCGACGAGCTCATCGCCAAGTACCACCTCGGCGGGATCATCTACTTCGCCTGGGCGCACAACACCCGGAGCCCGCACCAGATCGCCGACCTGTCCAACGGCATCCAGCGGGCCGGACTCTCGCACGGCACGCCCGTTCCGCTGCTGATCTCCACCGACCAGGAACAGGGCGCCGTCGAACGGATCGGCGCGCCCGCCACACTCTTCGCCGGAGGCATGGCGCTGGGCGCCGGCGGCAGCGCCCGGGACGCCCGCACCGCGGCCCGGATCATCGGCACCGAACTCGCCGCCATGGGCGTCAACCAGAACTACTCCCCCGTCTCCGACGTCAACATCAACCCGGCCAACCCGGTGATCGGCGTCCGCTCCTTCGGAGCCGATCCCGACGCGGTGGCCGCCCTCGCCGCCGCACAGGTCAAGGGCTACCAGGGCGCCGGAATCGCCGCCACGGCCAAGCACTTCCCCGGCCACGGCGACACCGATACCGACAGCCATCTCGGACTCCCCGTCATCCGGCACTCGCCGGAGCAGTGGGAACGGATCGACGCTCCGCCGTTCCGCGCCGCGATCGCGGCGGGCATCGACTCGATCATGACGGCGCACATCGTGGTCCCCGCGCTCGACGACTCCGGGGACCCGGCGACCCTCTCGCGCCCCATCCTCACCGGCGTCCTGCGCCAACAGCTCGGTTACGACGGCGTGGTGGTCACCGACTCGCTCGGCATGGCGGGTGTGCGCGAGAGGTACGGCGACGACCGGGTGCCGGTGCTCGCCCTGAAGGCGGGCGCGGACCAGTTGCTCAACCCGCCCCTGCTGGACGTCGCCTATCGTGGCGTGCTCGACGCGGTGAGATCCGGGGAGCTGACCGAGGAGCGGATCGCGGCCTCACTGACCCGGATTCTCGGACTGAAGCTGCGCAACGGCCTGTTCACGAACCCGTTCGTCACGCACGCGGGAGTGGAACGGGTGGTCGGCACCCGGACCCACCTCGCGGCCGCCGACCGGATCACCGACCGCGGTGTCACCCTGCTCTCCAACGACGCCCGGCTGCTGCCCTTCCCCCGGCGCTCCCGCCGAAGGCTCCTGGTGGTCGGCGCCGATCCGGCCTCCCCTTCCGGCACGGGCGGCCCGCCGACCACCGTCCTCGCGCGGGCGCTCACCGCCCTCGGCCACCCCGCGCAGGCGCTGTCCACGGGCACCGCTCCCGGCCGGGACCTCATCGACCAGGCGGTGGCCGCCGCCCGCGGCAAGGACGCCGTGGTCGTCACCACCTACGACGTGACCTCAGCCGCGCCCGAGCAGATCGCGCTCGTCACCGCTCTGGTGGCCGGCGGTGTCCCCGTCGTCCAGCTCGCGATCCGCAACCCGTACGACATCGCCCATCTTCCGCCCGTGGCCGCGTCGCTGGCGACCTACGGCTGGACCGATGTCTCGCTGCGGGCCGCCGCGCGGATCATCGCGGGCGCGGTGTCCCCGACCGGACGGCTGCCGGTCGCGGTCCCCCGCGCCGACGACCCGGCGACGGCCCTTTACCCGATCGGCCACGGACTGCGTTACTGA
- a CDS encoding ABC transporter ATP-binding protein, which translates to MTTARPVTAVKDDPGRGWLRRIGAYCWRYRRDVSLALGASLGGMAVTALVPLVPKLIIDDVIVKHDKPLAPWAFALIAAALVVYVLTYVRRYYGGRLALDVQHDLRNDMFRSIMRLDGRRQDELSTGQVVGRATSDLQLIQGLLFMFPVMIGNLLLFVLSLVVMLVLSPLLTLVALAVAPALWFIANRSRQRLFPATWYAQGQAAAVAGIVDGSVTGVRVVKGFGQERQEMTKLETVSRKLFAGRLRTIRLTARYTPALQAVPSFGQIGMLALGGWMATRGQITLGTFVAFSTYLAQLTGPVRMLTMMLTVGQQARAGVERVLELVDTVPTLEEGTKTLPAGAPATVDFDHVTFGYSEDRPVLDGFDLSIAPGEKVAVVGASGSGKSTVSLLLPRLYDVTGGAVRIGGTDVRELTFDSLRSAIGMVPEDSFLFSDTVRANIAYGKPDATDEEVFAATRAAQAHGFISALPDGYGTVVGEQGLTLSGGQRQRVALARAILTDPRLLLLDDATSAVDARVEAEIFDALRQVMRGRTTLLIAHRRSTLALADRIAVLDAGRLADVGTHEELEARSPLYRALLTDPDALGADVRALDPAGAAVRDGRCTGDGPDAVDRLIADAEEAVAAADTPADPAGDTGGVTAELWPEDRRTADAGQPGGAVPGTQVGAVAPRGGPGPGGMARALAGMPATPELLAKVAALPPALDTPEVDEERARSADHAFGLGSLLRGFRTPLTLSLLLVAVDAVAGLLLPVLIRHGIDAGVRQAALGAVWAASLLGLALVIAQWAAEWGSTVLTGRTGERVLYTLRVKIFAQLHRLGLDYYERELSGRIMTRMTTDVDALSTFLQTGLVTALVSLLSFIGILVALLAIDVQLAVMVFATLPLLVIGTWIFRRKSVKAYELARERVAVVNADLQEHVAGLRVVQAFRGEQHGADRFRGRSDDYRRARVRGQFLISVYFPFVQLLSSAAAALVLIVGAHRVSAGTLTAGALVAYLLYIDLFFSPVQQLSQVFDGYQQATVSLGRIRELLREPTTTPAAVSPRPVGRLRGEIVFRDLHFRYGGSEGAEALAGIDLRIPAGQTVAFVGETGAGKSTLVKMVARYYDPTDGAVLVDGDDIRELDLTDYRRQLGVVPQEPYLFAGTVRDAIAYGRMDATDAEVEAAARAVGADAMIATLDGGYLHEVAERGRNLSAGQRQLIALARAELVDPAILLLDEATAALDLASEALVNQAADRLAVRRTTLVVAHRLSTAARADRVVVLDHGRIVEDGTHESLLARGGRYAELWRTFTGEVRATV; encoded by the coding sequence GTGACGACGGCGAGACCGGTGACGGCGGTGAAGGACGACCCGGGGCGGGGGTGGCTCCGGCGGATCGGGGCGTACTGCTGGAGGTACCGGCGCGATGTGAGCCTGGCGCTCGGCGCGTCCCTGGGCGGCATGGCGGTCACCGCCCTGGTCCCGCTGGTCCCCAAGCTGATCATCGACGATGTCATCGTCAAGCACGACAAGCCGCTCGCCCCATGGGCGTTCGCCCTGATCGCCGCCGCACTCGTGGTCTACGTACTGACCTATGTGCGGCGCTATTACGGCGGGCGGCTCGCCCTCGACGTGCAGCACGACCTGCGCAACGACATGTTCCGCTCGATCATGCGGCTCGACGGCCGCCGCCAGGACGAGTTGAGCACCGGTCAGGTCGTCGGGCGGGCCACCAGCGACCTGCAGCTGATCCAGGGGCTGCTGTTCATGTTCCCGGTCATGATCGGCAACCTGCTGCTCTTCGTGCTCTCGCTCGTCGTCATGCTGGTGCTCTCACCCCTGCTCACCCTGGTCGCCCTCGCGGTCGCCCCCGCCCTGTGGTTCATCGCCAACCGCTCACGTCAGCGGCTCTTCCCCGCCACCTGGTACGCCCAGGGACAGGCGGCGGCCGTCGCCGGGATCGTGGACGGATCGGTCACCGGGGTGCGTGTCGTGAAGGGCTTCGGCCAGGAGCGGCAGGAGATGACCAAGCTGGAGACGGTCAGCCGCAAGCTGTTCGCGGGCCGGCTGCGCACGATCCGGCTCACCGCCCGCTACACGCCCGCCCTCCAGGCGGTGCCCTCCTTCGGCCAGATCGGCATGCTGGCGCTCGGCGGCTGGATGGCCACCCGCGGCCAGATCACCCTCGGCACCTTCGTCGCCTTCTCCACCTACCTGGCGCAGCTCACCGGCCCGGTCCGGATGCTCACCATGATGCTCACCGTCGGCCAGCAGGCCCGGGCCGGCGTGGAGCGGGTGCTCGAACTCGTCGACACCGTACCGACCCTGGAAGAGGGCACGAAGACGCTGCCCGCGGGCGCGCCCGCCACCGTCGACTTCGACCACGTCACCTTCGGGTACAGCGAGGACCGCCCGGTCCTGGACGGCTTCGACCTGAGCATCGCGCCCGGCGAGAAGGTCGCGGTCGTCGGCGCCTCGGGCTCCGGCAAGTCCACCGTCTCCCTGCTGCTGCCGCGTCTGTACGACGTCACCGGCGGAGCCGTGCGCATCGGCGGCACCGACGTACGGGAGCTGACCTTCGACTCGCTGCGGTCCGCGATCGGCATGGTGCCCGAGGACAGCTTCCTGTTCTCCGACACCGTGCGCGCCAACATCGCCTACGGGAAGCCGGACGCCACCGACGAGGAGGTCTTCGCCGCCACCCGCGCGGCCCAGGCGCACGGCTTCATCTCCGCCCTGCCCGACGGCTACGGGACGGTGGTCGGCGAGCAGGGTCTGACGCTCTCCGGCGGCCAGCGCCAACGGGTCGCCCTGGCCCGGGCGATCCTCACCGACCCCCGGCTTCTGCTGCTCGACGACGCCACCTCGGCGGTCGACGCCCGGGTGGAGGCCGAGATCTTCGACGCCTTGCGCCAGGTGATGCGCGGCCGTACGACACTGCTCATCGCCCACCGCCGTTCGACGCTGGCGCTCGCCGACCGGATCGCGGTCCTCGACGCCGGACGACTGGCCGATGTGGGCACCCACGAGGAACTGGAGGCACGCAGCCCGCTGTACCGGGCGCTGCTCACCGACCCGGACGCCCTCGGCGCGGACGTGCGCGCACTCGACCCGGCCGGAGCCGCGGTCCGCGACGGGCGATGTACCGGGGACGGCCCGGATGCCGTCGACCGCCTGATCGCGGACGCGGAGGAGGCCGTGGCGGCCGCGGACACCCCGGCGGACCCGGCGGGGGACACCGGAGGCGTCACCGCGGAGCTGTGGCCGGAGGACCGGCGGACGGCCGACGCCGGGCAGCCGGGCGGCGCTGTCCCGGGCACGCAGGTCGGGGCCGTCGCGCCGCGCGGCGGGCCGGGCCCCGGCGGCATGGCAAGGGCACTGGCCGGTATGCCCGCGACACCGGAACTGCTCGCCAAGGTGGCCGCGTTGCCGCCCGCGCTCGACACCCCGGAGGTGGACGAGGAGCGGGCCAGATCGGCCGACCACGCGTTCGGGCTGGGCAGCCTGCTGCGCGGATTCCGTACGCCGCTGACGCTCAGTCTGCTGCTGGTGGCGGTCGACGCCGTCGCGGGACTGCTGCTTCCGGTGCTGATCAGGCACGGTATCGACGCGGGGGTGCGGCAGGCCGCGCTCGGCGCGGTCTGGGCCGCCTCGCTGCTCGGCCTTGCCCTGGTGATCGCCCAGTGGGCGGCGGAGTGGGGCTCGACGGTGCTCACCGGCCGGACCGGCGAACGCGTCCTGTACACGCTGCGCGTCAAGATCTTCGCCCAACTGCACCGGCTCGGCCTCGACTACTACGAGCGCGAGCTGTCCGGCCGCATCATGACCCGGATGACCACCGATGTGGACGCCCTGTCCACGTTCCTGCAGACCGGGCTGGTCACCGCGCTGGTCAGCCTCCTCTCCTTCATCGGCATCCTGGTGGCGCTGCTCGCGATCGACGTCCAGCTCGCCGTAATGGTCTTCGCCACGCTGCCGCTGCTGGTGATCGGCACCTGGATCTTCCGCCGCAAGTCGGTGAAGGCGTACGAACTCGCCCGTGAGCGGGTCGCCGTGGTCAACGCCGACCTGCAGGAGCACGTCGCCGGACTCCGTGTCGTCCAGGCGTTCCGCGGCGAGCAGCACGGCGCCGACCGCTTCCGGGGCCGCAGCGACGACTACCGGCGGGCCCGGGTCCGCGGACAGTTCCTGATCTCGGTGTACTTCCCGTTCGTCCAACTGCTCTCCAGCGCGGCCGCGGCCCTGGTGCTGATCGTCGGCGCGCACCGGGTGAGCGCGGGCACCCTGACTGCGGGCGCCCTGGTGGCGTATCTGCTCTACATCGACCTGTTCTTCTCACCCGTTCAGCAGCTTTCGCAGGTCTTCGACGGCTATCAGCAGGCGACCGTGTCGCTGGGCCGCATCCGTGAACTGCTGCGGGAGCCCACCACCACCCCGGCCGCCGTCTCCCCGCGCCCGGTCGGACGGCTGCGCGGCGAGATCGTCTTCCGCGACCTGCACTTTCGTTACGGCGGCTCGGAGGGGGCCGAGGCGCTGGCCGGTATCGACCTGCGGATACCCGCGGGGCAGACGGTCGCCTTCGTCGGAGAGACCGGCGCGGGCAAGTCCACGCTGGTCAAGATGGTCGCTCGGTACTACGACCCGACCGACGGCGCGGTGCTGGTGGACGGTGACGACATCCGCGAACTCGACCTGACCGACTACCGCCGTCAGCTCGGCGTCGTACCCCAGGAGCCGTACCTGTTCGCCGGCACCGTGCGCGACGCCATCGCGTACGGGCGGATGGACGCGACCGACGCCGAAGTCGAGGCGGCCGCGCGGGCGGTGGGCGCGGACGCGATGATCGCGACCCTGGACGGCGGCTATCTGCACGAGGTCGCCGAACGGGGCCGCAATCTGTCGGCGGGACAGCGGCAGTTGATCGCGCTGGCCCGGGCCGAGCTGGTGGACCCCGCGATCCTGCTGCTGGACGAGGCCACCGCGGCTCTCGACCTGGCGAGCGAGGCCCTGGTCAACCAGGCTGCGGACCGGCTGGCCGTCCGCCGTACGACGCTGGTCGTCGCGCACCGGCTGAGCACCGCCGCCCGGGCCGACCGGGTCGTGGTGCTCGATCACGGGCGCATCGTGGAGGACGGTACGCACGAGTCGCTGCTGGCACGCGGCGGGCGGTACGCCGAGCTGTGGCGGACCTTCACCGGCGAGGTACGGGCGACGGTCTGA
- the speB gene encoding agmatinase translates to MSSATPPRGPVDSSRVPRYAGPATFARLPRLDEVGAADVAVVGVPFDAGVSYRPGARFGGNAIREASRLLRPYNPAQDASPFALAQVADAGDIAANPFDINEAVETIEAAADGLLGTGARLMTLGGDHTIALPLLRAVARRHGPVALLHFDAHLDTWDTYFGAAYTHGTPFRRAVEEGILDTSALSHVGTRGPLYGKKDLNDDEKMGFGIVTSADVMRRGVDEVAQQLRERIGDRPLYVSVDIDVLDPAHAPGTGTPEAGGLTSRELLEILRGLSGCRLVSADVVEVAPAYDHAEITSVAASHTAYELTTIMSRQIAAAR, encoded by the coding sequence ATGAGCAGCGCCACGCCGCCGCGCGGCCCCGTCGACTCGTCGCGTGTCCCGCGCTACGCGGGGCCCGCGACCTTCGCCCGGCTGCCGCGTCTGGACGAGGTCGGCGCCGCGGACGTCGCCGTGGTCGGAGTGCCCTTCGACGCCGGGGTGTCGTACCGGCCCGGCGCCCGCTTCGGCGGCAACGCGATCCGGGAGGCGTCCCGGCTGCTGCGCCCGTACAACCCGGCCCAGGACGCCTCGCCCTTCGCGCTCGCCCAGGTCGCGGACGCCGGTGACATCGCGGCCAACCCGTTCGACATCAACGAGGCCGTCGAGACCATCGAGGCGGCCGCCGACGGCCTGCTCGGCACCGGCGCCCGCCTGATGACGCTGGGCGGCGACCACACCATCGCGCTTCCGCTGCTGCGCGCGGTCGCCCGCAGGCACGGGCCGGTGGCGCTGCTGCACTTCGACGCGCACCTGGACACCTGGGACACGTACTTCGGCGCGGCCTACACGCATGGGACGCCTTTCCGGCGGGCCGTCGAGGAGGGCATCCTCGACACCTCCGCGCTGTCGCACGTCGGCACCCGCGGGCCGCTGTACGGCAAGAAGGACCTGAACGACGACGAGAAGATGGGCTTCGGCATCGTGACCTCGGCTGACGTGATGCGCCGAGGGGTGGACGAGGTCGCGCAGCAGCTCCGGGAGCGGATCGGCGACCGGCCGCTGTACGTCTCGGTCGACATCGACGTGCTTGACCCCGCGCACGCGCCCGGCACCGGCACCCCGGAGGCCGGCGGGCTCACCTCGCGCGAACTGCTGGAGATCCTCCGCGGCCTGTCCGGCTGCCGGCTCGTCTCGGCCGATGTCGTGGAGGTCGCCCCGGCCTACGACCACGCCGAGATCACCTCGGTCGCGGCCTCGCACACCGCGTACGAACTGACGACGATCATGTCCCGGCAGATCGCGGCGGCACGCTGA